DNA sequence from the Vibrio sp. BS-M-Sm-2 genome:
TTGGCTTACCGATGTTATGACGAGAAAACTCAGACATTTTCTTACCACCAGCGGAGTCCAGCGTGATGTTTACTTCTGCGCTACCCATCTCACCAATGCCACTACGAGCATCGATAATGTGTTCGCCGCTCAGTACTGCTTTGCGAGCAACAACGACACGGTTGCCATCTGTATCTTTTAGCGTTTGAGTATTACGCGTAGCGTTATCGTAAACAGAGTAGAACGCCAATGATGCCGTTGCACCAATCACGTCTTTCGCGGCTGCAGGGTCTTGGACACCCGGAAGTTCGATACGAATACGGCTTTCACCTTGGCGTTGAATCGACGCTTCTGTGATACCTAGTTCTTCAATACGGCTACGCATGATTTGCAGGTTTTGTTGAACCGTTAGGTTACGTAGCGTTCTTTGCTCTTCTTCAGACTGAGTTAACGTTAGCGATTTATCTGAACGGTCACGTTGCCATTGTGGGAACTCTTCACGAATCAGTTTTTGTGCTTTATCGAAATCAGCGTCTGTGCGAAAGTCAAACTGAACTTGGTTGTTCACCACTTTGCCGCGTGCATAGCGTACTTGGCTGGTGATCTCGTCCACCACAGATTGAGCTTGTGCGTGGTAAACCGGTTCCATGTCTACTTCGAGTAGGAACTGCACACCACCACGTAAATCAAGGCCGAGCTGAATCGGCGCGAAGCCCATGTCAGTCAGCCATTTTGGTGCTGCAGGCTCCATTGCTAGCGCTACCGTTGCCTTGTCTAGAAGACGTTCGTTAAGCACTTCCTTGGCCTTCGCTTGCTGTTCTGCATCTTCCAAGATCACCACTAAACGGTTGTCTTTTTGAAATGCAGATTTAGCTTGGATGCCCTCGCTAGCAAGGTATTGCGTCACTTGAGTGGCGTCGATGGTCTGTTCAGAACGATTATTAATTTGAACCGATGCATTCTCACCATACCAAGAAGGTAAGGCACTTAGAATCATGATGATGATAGTGGCGATAAGCACCACGTATTTCCACTTTGAGTAGTGGTTAATTTGTTTTCTTGGAATGCGTTTTTTCACAGTCAAGATCTCTTCTTTTTACCAATCACCGTAAATACGTGCTCAAAAATAGCACCGAAAAAAAGCAGTGATCGAGCATTTTAACCAGCTGGGGTGACCAGTTATTTACTACGATTGGTATGTCTAATGTTTTGCGAACACGAGCGATGGCTAATCACAACCAGAACAAGCTGATTGAAAGATAGTGGTGCTAAAGCTGATGTCGCTATGTTTGTTTTGGTTAACTGGCGAGTTCAACGGGCACAAATGACCATCGATACGACCAATTTAGGGTCAAACGATTAGCTAAGAAGTTCTCGAAAATGCGAGTATTGAATGTTGCCCTCTTTCCACCCAGAAAGCCGGGAGGACGGAGAACTCACAATGCTGGTCCAGTGCTGCTTGGAATCCAACAACGGTGTGTTGAAAAGCAGAGAAGCCAGCAATGAAGGGGGGAGAAGTCGATCAGTAGATGATAAGCAGGCTCAAGATCGGCCACACTTTCTTGCTCATTGCTGAGCATGCGTCTGAAGTTTGCTGCTTGAAGGCTAGACTCAGTGTCGTGATAGTTAGAACTGTCACCAGAAGGCACTGTGCCAAACTGAGCCTTATCGCACTCTAAGTAGCTCGACGGATTATCCGTAGCGGCTTGTTTACACAGGTCATTCTGTGAAGATTGCTCTTGAGCCGAGTATATTTGAAATGGCTTAGAAGGAAACGAATAGCCGTTAGAATTCACTAAGCCAAAGCTCAGTAAAAACAACATTAAGACT
Encoded proteins:
- the secD gene encoding protein translocase subunit SecD, whose protein sequence is MTVKKRIPRKQINHYSKWKYVVLIATIIIMILSALPSWYGENASVQINNRSEQTIDATQVTQYLASEGIQAKSAFQKDNRLVVILEDAEQQAKAKEVLNERLLDKATVALAMEPAAPKWLTDMGFAPIQLGLDLRGGVQFLLEVDMEPVYHAQAQSVVDEITSQVRYARGKVVNNQVQFDFRTDADFDKAQKLIREEFPQWQRDRSDKSLTLTQSEEEQRTLRNLTVQQNLQIMRSRIEELGITEASIQRQGESRIRIELPGVQDPAAAKDVIGATASLAFYSVYDNATRNTQTLKDTDGNRVVVARKAVLSGEHIIDARSGIGEMGSAEVNITLDSAGGKKMSEFSRHNIGKPMATVYSEYSRDRAGNSEKTSEVISVANIQSQLGSRFRITGAGSMAEAQELALLLRAGSLTAPVTIIEERTIGPSLGAENVTNGFAALALGLGLTLTFMALWYRRLGWVANCALVVNMTTLFGLIALLPGAVLTLPGIAGLVLTVGMAVDTNVLIFERIRDKMKEGRSFASSIDRGFDSAFSSIFDANVTTMIVAVALYTIGNGPIQGFALTLGLGLLTSMFTGIFASRAIINLVWGRDQRHDVRI